A single region of the Verrucomicrobiia bacterium genome encodes:
- a CDS encoding SDR family oxidoreductase yields the protein MAKRARSRRTRTRPPHSVVTGGAGFVGSHLVDALRGDGHRVTVLDNLVTGSVGNIDRWAGDEHFRFIRQDVTEYLFLDGPVDYVWHFASPASPLDYLELPIQTLKVGGLGTHKALGLAKDKGARFLLASTSEVYGDPQEHPQKETYWGHVNPVGPRGCYDEAKRYAEALTMAYHQEHGLETRIARIFNTYGPRMRLRDGRVVPSFIGQALAGKPLTVHGDGSQTRSFCFVSDLVEGLQRYMACEDPAAPLPINLGNPVEMTVRAFADEILRATGSRSRIRFGPLPKDDPKQRRPDIGRAKKLLDWEPLVPLEEGLRRTVDYFCGQERGESV from the coding sequence ATGGCGAAACGCGCACGCAGCCGGAGGACCCGCACCCGACCGCCGCATTCCGTGGTGACGGGGGGTGCCGGGTTCGTCGGGTCGCACTTGGTGGATGCTCTGCGAGGGGACGGGCACCGGGTGACCGTGCTGGACAATTTGGTGACCGGATCCGTGGGGAACATCGATCGATGGGCGGGGGATGAGCACTTCCGGTTTATCCGCCAGGACGTCACCGAGTATCTCTTTCTCGACGGGCCGGTGGATTACGTCTGGCACTTTGCGTCCCCGGCCAGTCCGTTGGATTACCTCGAACTGCCGATCCAGACGTTGAAGGTGGGCGGATTGGGGACGCACAAGGCGCTGGGGTTGGCCAAGGACAAGGGGGCGCGTTTTCTGCTGGCGTCCACGTCGGAGGTTTACGGGGATCCCCAGGAGCATCCGCAGAAGGAAACCTACTGGGGCCATGTGAATCCGGTGGGGCCGCGGGGTTGCTACGACGAGGCGAAGCGGTATGCGGAGGCCCTGACCATGGCCTACCACCAGGAGCACGGGCTGGAGACACGGATCGCCCGCATTTTCAACACCTACGGCCCTCGGATGCGCCTCCGGGACGGGCGGGTGGTTCCGTCGTTTATCGGACAGGCATTGGCGGGCAAGCCCTTGACGGTGCATGGCGACGGGTCGCAAACGCGCAGCTTCTGTTTCGTTTCGGATCTGGTGGAGGGATTGCAGCGGTACATGGCCTGTGAGGACCCTGCCGCGCCCCTGCCGATCAATCTCGGGAACCCGGTCGAGATGACCGTCCGGGCCTTTGCCGACGAGATCCTGCGGGCCACCGGCTCCCGCAGTCGGATTCGATTCGGACCCCTTCCCAAGGACGATCCGAAGCAGCGGCGCCCCGACATTGGGCGGGCGAAGAAACTGCTTGACTGGGAACCGCTGGTTCCTCTCGAGGAGGGGTTGCGCCGCACGGTCGATTATTTTTGTGGTCAAGAAAGGGGCGAGTCCGTATGA
- the pilM gene encoding pilus assembly protein PilM, which produces MLKAKPFLTIDFGAGTLKVAEFEINDSGHLVLRQFGFKALGLEGSQESARERVVTKGLQDLFTERGFSARTANVCAPGFHVFSKFVKLPPVDSAKVGQIIQYEAQQNVPFPLAEVVWDYQILGAAPGGEMEVLLVAIKTDIVEGLFRVAESRGVRLQSVDVSPAALANAFRFNYADQDGCTMLLDIGAKTSTVLFFEKDKIYARSISIGANSITQDFATESRVRFNEAEQFKVAHGFVSLGGAYEEPEDPKQAAVAKVARQVMTRLHIQVNQTIQFYRGQQGGSAPARLVLSGGASIMPYTAQFFGEKLNIPVEYFNPLRNVQVAPTVNVDDLSAVAHSMGELVGTALRNLAQCPIELNLLPKSSLKRQQFEQKKPYFLASLFSLVVVVVALGLFTRKVADDKAVALEQIASDVQPLQAREQQLSSAMSALKRAETDANTYRDWLTAKYRWVDLLGELRQALLRAEEKARPPGVDVGVWIESFRMGNVTRGEGEEEVAQQDEAPATTFTMSPELMRRYGLLPPSTAAADDGSEDDGSAPAATSSTASRSTNTNEVSEISVVLRAVNLYRLSPTRNLHISAAVEEELKASPHFDAAKTRLGKQNTPEAGDPTFTFELTLGLKDPIKL; this is translated from the coding sequence ATGCTTAAAGCGAAACCATTTCTGACGATCGACTTCGGCGCCGGGACGCTGAAAGTCGCCGAATTCGAGATCAACGACTCGGGCCATCTGGTGCTGCGCCAGTTCGGCTTCAAAGCGCTCGGGCTGGAGGGGTCCCAGGAGAGCGCCCGGGAACGGGTGGTGACCAAGGGGTTGCAGGATCTGTTCACCGAGCGGGGGTTCTCGGCCAGGACCGCCAATGTCTGCGCGCCCGGATTTCACGTCTTCTCGAAATTCGTCAAGCTGCCGCCGGTCGATTCGGCGAAGGTCGGGCAGATCATCCAGTACGAGGCGCAGCAGAATGTGCCCTTCCCCCTGGCGGAGGTCGTCTGGGACTACCAGATCCTCGGAGCCGCGCCCGGCGGCGAGATGGAGGTCCTCCTGGTGGCCATCAAGACGGATATCGTCGAGGGGCTCTTCCGGGTTGCCGAGTCCAGGGGGGTCCGGCTGCAGAGTGTCGATGTGTCGCCGGCCGCACTGGCCAACGCGTTTCGCTTCAATTACGCGGACCAGGACGGCTGCACCATGCTCCTCGACATCGGGGCGAAGACCAGCACGGTGCTGTTCTTCGAGAAGGACAAGATCTACGCCCGCAGCATCAGCATCGGCGCCAACTCGATCACGCAGGATTTCGCCACCGAATCGCGGGTCCGTTTCAATGAGGCGGAGCAGTTCAAGGTCGCCCACGGGTTCGTGAGCCTCGGCGGGGCCTACGAGGAACCCGAGGATCCGAAGCAGGCGGCCGTGGCCAAGGTGGCGCGGCAGGTGATGACGCGCCTGCACATCCAGGTCAACCAGACCATCCAGTTCTACCGGGGCCAGCAGGGCGGGAGTGCTCCCGCGCGGCTGGTGCTCTCGGGGGGGGCATCGATCATGCCCTACACGGCGCAGTTCTTCGGGGAAAAGCTCAACATCCCGGTCGAGTACTTCAATCCGCTCCGCAACGTCCAGGTGGCGCCCACGGTCAATGTGGATGACCTCTCCGCCGTCGCCCACAGCATGGGCGAACTCGTGGGGACCGCGCTGCGGAACCTGGCGCAGTGTCCGATCGAGCTCAATCTCCTGCCCAAGAGCTCGCTGAAGCGCCAGCAGTTCGAGCAGAAAAAACCCTATTTCCTCGCCTCGCTGTTCAGTCTGGTGGTCGTGGTGGTGGCCTTGGGCCTCTTCACCCGGAAAGTGGCTGACGACAAGGCCGTGGCCCTCGAACAGATCGCCTCGGATGTCCAGCCGCTGCAGGCCCGTGAACAGCAGTTGAGCAGCGCCATGTCCGCCCTGAAACGGGCCGAAACCGACGCCAACACCTACCGCGACTGGCTCACCGCGAAGTATCGCTGGGTGGATCTGCTGGGGGAATTGCGTCAGGCCCTCCTGAGGGCCGAAGAAAAGGCCCGTCCCCCGGGCGTCGATGTCGGGGTCTGGATCGAGTCGTTCCGAATGGGCAACGTGACACGGGGCGAGGGGGAGGAGGAGGTGGCCCAGCAGGACGAGGCGCCTGCGACCACCTTCACCATGTCCCCGGAACTCATGCGCCGATACGGCCTCCTGCCCCCCAGCACTGCGGCTGCGGATGACGGCAGTGAGGATGACGGATCCGCGCCTGCTGCGACATCCTCGACCGCCAGCCGCTCCACCAACACCAACGAGGTGTCCGAGATCAGCGTGGTCCTGCGGGCGGTGAACCTGTACCGGCTGTCCCCGACCCGAAACCTGCATATTTCCGCGGCGGTTGAGGAGGAACTCAAGGCGAGTCCCCACTTCGATGCCGCCAAAACCCGCCTCGGCAAGCAGAACACGCCGGAGGCCGGGGACCCCACCTTCACCTTCGAACTGACCTTGGGCCTGAAGGACCCCATCAAACTTTAG
- a CDS encoding Amuc_1100 family pilus-like protein codes for MPWIKKNLMLVLGGLVGLVLLGGSGFFLYSESSREADINAQLEEKQNEWGRLNNLNPFPEDRNIQLVREEAERMEQLALSLRSTLHPLPAPEVTDTFSLRLLIENTISELRGEAEAAGVELPDRYAFTFQRLRDHAGQFDSNAIPRIAQQVAHISTLCRVLFNAKVHALSTIRRSAVLREEGGTSDFLTKGPVTNNWVIRAPYDLSFRSFNSELAEVIRGLAALGPCIAIKTLNVEPTTIRPAGGMPMMVPPGMMPVTPGMAPPQPGGGIGGMDPALAERYGLGRGRGEGGGMDASMRDRYGIGGGRGRGGGMDPSMRDRYGIGGGGGGAGGMDPALRERYGIGPGAPGAGMAPGMPPMMAPPGGGRGPGGAIEERPLLVILQLDFVTPRPAPDTARRTPARAAAVRMPDGDGMGTAE; via the coding sequence ATGCCGTGGATCAAGAAGAATCTGATGCTCGTCCTCGGCGGGCTGGTGGGCCTCGTCCTGCTCGGGGGCAGCGGCTTCTTTCTCTACTCCGAATCGTCGCGCGAGGCGGACATCAACGCGCAGTTGGAGGAAAAGCAGAACGAATGGGGCCGGCTCAACAACCTCAATCCCTTTCCCGAGGACCGGAACATCCAGTTGGTGCGTGAGGAGGCGGAGCGCATGGAGCAACTGGCGCTGTCCCTGCGAAGCACCCTTCACCCCCTGCCGGCACCGGAAGTCACCGACACCTTCTCGTTGCGCCTTCTGATCGAGAACACCATCTCCGAACTGCGCGGCGAGGCGGAGGCGGCGGGCGTTGAACTGCCCGACCGCTACGCGTTCACCTTCCAACGCCTGCGCGACCATGCGGGCCAGTTCGACTCCAATGCCATCCCGCGCATCGCCCAGCAGGTCGCGCATATCTCGACGCTTTGCCGGGTGCTCTTCAACGCCAAGGTTCACGCCCTCTCCACCATCCGTCGCTCGGCGGTTCTTCGCGAGGAGGGCGGCACCTCCGACTTCCTCACCAAGGGCCCTGTCACCAATAACTGGGTCATTCGTGCCCCCTACGACCTGAGCTTTCGATCCTTCAATTCCGAACTGGCCGAAGTCATCCGCGGACTCGCCGCCCTGGGACCCTGTATCGCCATCAAGACGCTCAATGTCGAGCCGACGACGATACGCCCCGCTGGCGGCATGCCCATGATGGTTCCCCCAGGAATGATGCCCGTTACACCGGGCATGGCACCACCCCAGCCCGGTGGCGGGATCGGGGGCATGGACCCGGCACTGGCCGAACGGTATGGCCTGGGACGGGGCCGGGGTGAAGGGGGCGGCATGGATGCCTCCATGCGCGACCGATATGGGATCGGTGGGGGTCGGGGACGGGGGGGCGGCATGGACCCATCGATGCGCGACCGTTACGGAATCGGAGGAGGGGGGGGAGGCGCCGGCGGCATGGACCCGGCTCTCCGTGAACGGTATGGTATCGGGCCCGGGGCTCCGGGAGCCGGCATGGCACCAGGAATGCCGCCCATGATGGCCCCTCCCGGGGGAGGACGCGGTCCGGGTGGAGCGATCGAGGAACGTCCGCTGCTGGTCATCCTTCAACTCGACTTCGTGACACCGCGTCCGGCGCCTGACACAGCCCGGCGCACGCCAGCACGCGCGGCCGCGGTCCGGATGCCGGACGGGGACGGGATGGGTACCGCTGAATAA